In Bacillota bacterium, the following are encoded in one genomic region:
- a CDS encoding glycoside hydrolase family 2 protein, translating to MQHIDLRGTWRLQQVNGEIDVPAQVPGDTHSALLEAGEIPDPYWADNEMDVQWVGREDWIYTRTFTVDREILAEESVFLNCDRLDTITEISINGHLVGKTDNMFRRYRFEVKDYLQPGENEISILFRSAENTAIARSKELPYEIPHSIYPVQSPHINLIRKVPCHAGWDWGICLMVAGIYGDIYLGATSLGRIEYVYTQQHHSPNRCVVDVTAEVESPRGGDTQLVVHLGDLTESKPVTLQPGFNRVTLSVTVDNPQLWWPNGHGSQPLYDLGVEIAGDKVTKRIGLRDLQLVTEEDDIGLSFRFRVNGIDIFAKGANWIPVDALPQRQTREVYDDLLSSAVAANMNMIRVWGGGQYELPDFYELCDEKGLLVWQDMMFSCATYPATPDFLDSIHKEVLHQVKTLRDHPCIALWCGNNECLGALTWYDASRANRDRYLVDYDRWCEGAVGSAVDEADPTRVFWPSSPCGGRGDYSDNWHDDSRGDMHYWTVWHENASFDAYYDVVPRFCSEFGYQSFPSLDTIATYAPEDQFNVTAPIMEHHQRNPAGNSKITEMMTRYFRVPEGFDNFVYLSQVQQALAIKTGVEYWRHLQPTCMGTLYWQLNDNWPVCSWSSLEYGGKWKLLHYQMKRSYGPVLVSIYQNREDEVEVWVVSDRHRTKTAEVFLQVMDFAGSTLKEERFNVTVPAGGSTLVKKYRVDELVDDKRTGFMLAQVNAEGDTNHTSHFFTEYKRCELSTAQITSQVEAGDDGGIAVTLTTDKPAFFVTANVSGIAGEFDDNFFTLVPGQARTITFRPKEPVTPEEVERALQIKHLRATYR from the coding sequence ATGCAACATATTGACCTAAGGGGCACTTGGCGCTTGCAGCAGGTCAATGGTGAGATTGACGTACCTGCCCAGGTGCCAGGAGATACCCATAGCGCTCTCTTGGAGGCCGGGGAAATTCCCGATCCCTATTGGGCCGATAACGAAATGGATGTTCAGTGGGTGGGCCGGGAAGACTGGATCTACACCCGCACCTTCACCGTCGATCGGGAAATTTTGGCCGAGGAATCGGTTTTCCTTAACTGCGACCGCCTCGACACCATTACCGAGATCTCCATCAACGGCCATTTAGTAGGCAAGACCGACAACATGTTCCGACGCTACCGCTTCGAAGTCAAGGACTACCTACAGCCAGGAGAGAATGAAATCTCGATCCTGTTTCGGTCGGCGGAAAACACCGCCATTGCCAGGAGCAAGGAGTTACCCTACGAGATTCCCCACAGCATTTACCCGGTCCAGTCTCCCCACATCAATTTGATTCGGAAGGTACCCTGCCATGCCGGCTGGGACTGGGGTATTTGTTTGATGGTTGCCGGCATATACGGAGATATCTACCTGGGAGCCACCTCCCTGGGGCGAATTGAATATGTTTACACCCAGCAGCACCACTCCCCTAACCGGTGCGTCGTCGATGTCACCGCGGAAGTGGAGTCTCCCCGCGGGGGCGACACCCAGCTGGTGGTGCACCTCGGTGACCTGACGGAAAGCAAACCGGTGACCCTGCAACCGGGGTTCAATCGGGTCACCCTATCGGTTACCGTCGATAATCCCCAACTTTGGTGGCCCAACGGCCATGGCAGTCAACCCCTATATGATCTGGGGGTGGAAATTGCCGGGGACAAAGTGACCAAGAGGATCGGGCTTAGAGACCTGCAGCTGGTCACCGAAGAAGACGATATTGGTCTATCCTTTAGATTCCGGGTCAACGGTATCGATATCTTCGCCAAGGGCGCCAACTGGATTCCCGTTGATGCCCTGCCTCAGCGTCAGACCAGAGAGGTCTACGACGATCTCCTCTCCAGTGCCGTTGCTGCCAACATGAACATGATTCGAGTCTGGGGCGGAGGCCAGTACGAACTACCGGACTTCTACGAACTCTGCGATGAAAAGGGATTGCTGGTGTGGCAGGATATGATGTTTTCCTGTGCCACCTACCCGGCCACTCCCGACTTCCTGGATAGCATCCACAAAGAAGTGCTCCATCAGGTCAAAACCCTCAGGGATCACCCCTGTATCGCACTGTGGTGTGGAAACAACGAGTGTCTCGGGGCTCTGACCTGGTACGATGCATCTCGGGCTAATCGGGACCGCTACTTAGTGGACTATGACCGCTGGTGCGAGGGGGCCGTGGGCTCCGCGGTAGATGAAGCCGATCCAACCCGGGTTTTCTGGCCCAGTTCTCCCTGTGGCGGACGGGGAGACTATTCCGATAACTGGCACGATGATTCCCGAGGCGACATGCACTACTGGACAGTGTGGCATGAGAACGCTTCCTTCGATGCCTATTATGATGTAGTTCCCCGCTTCTGTTCGGAGTTTGGCTATCAGTCATTTCCATCTTTGGACACCATTGCTACCTATGCACCGGAGGATCAATTCAATGTTACCGCTCCGATTATGGAACATCACCAGCGCAACCCCGCGGGTAACTCCAAAATTACGGAAATGATGACCCGCTACTTCCGAGTCCCCGAGGGATTTGACAACTTCGTCTACCTCAGCCAAGTTCAACAGGCCCTGGCCATTAAGACGGGGGTTGAGTACTGGAGACATTTACAGCCCACCTGTATGGGCACCCTCTACTGGCAGCTCAACGATAACTGGCCGGTGTGTTCCTGGTCCTCTCTGGAATATGGGGGCAAATGGAAGTTACTTCACTACCAAATGAAACGCTCCTATGGACCGGTCCTAGTCAGCATCTACCAGAACCGGGAGGATGAAGTGGAGGTCTGGGTGGTCAGTGACCGCCATCGGACAAAAACTGCCGAGGTCTTTCTACAGGTGATGGACTTTGCCGGTTCCACCTTGAAGGAGGAAAGGTTCAACGTTACGGTACCAGCCGGCGGTTCTACCTTGGTCAAGAAATACCGGGTCGATGAACTCGTCGATGACAAGCGTACCGGGTTTATGCTGGCCCAGGTTAATGCCGAGGGCGACACCAACCACACCAGTCACTTCTTTACTGAATACAAGCGGTGTGAACTGTCGACAGCCCAGATTACCTCCCAGGTTGA